One Alphaproteobacteria bacterium LSUCC0396 genomic region harbors:
- a CDS encoding thiamine pyrophosphate-dependent enzyme: MSSDVKYGGALLMDCLIALGGTKGFGVPGESYLAVLDAMYDRMGKFDLMLCRNEGGAAYMAEAWGKLTGTPGLCFVTRGPGATNASIGIHTATQNSTPMIVFVGQVGVGMKGREAFQEIEYSHYFGKVAKWVVEIDDADRIPEIMSRAWATALSGRPGPVVVALPEDMLTAPTSAKACAPVNIPAPDISPAQRDQLAGLLMAARRPLILYGGAGWTSDAARQLEAFAGANHLPLVAAFRFHDICDNYHPSYVGDAGVGMLGYIKTLLGEADLIIAINVRFGECTTDGYSLFDCPNMKPKLVHCHPSDDEIGKIYAADLPLQATPNAMAAALSTISLEADPVRQGWVTAAKAAYDASYSVKSQPGSLDMGEVMQHIREVIPDDAIITNGAGNFAIWPNKFLKFGLKSRLLAPQSGAMGYGVPAAIAAKAYDPSRFVLCFAGDGDFQMNGNELGSAMQCGLQPIILIVNNGTYGTIRMHQERNYPERVSGTELVNPDFVTLAKAYGFYGERVENTADFADAFARACASKTGAVLDLIVSTEGITPHQTINDLRQASR, from the coding sequence ATGTCATCTGATGTAAAATATGGCGGCGCTCTGTTAATGGATTGCCTGATCGCACTTGGCGGCACCAAGGGCTTTGGTGTCCCGGGCGAGAGCTATCTTGCGGTTCTTGATGCGATGTATGATCGCATGGGCAAATTTGATTTGATGCTGTGCCGGAATGAAGGCGGGGCTGCCTATATGGCCGAGGCATGGGGCAAATTGACCGGCACGCCCGGTCTTTGTTTTGTTACACGTGGCCCGGGTGCAACCAACGCCTCGATTGGCATCCATACCGCGACGCAAAACTCAACGCCGATGATTGTCTTTGTCGGGCAGGTTGGTGTTGGTATGAAGGGGCGCGAGGCCTTTCAGGAAATTGAATATTCACACTATTTTGGCAAGGTTGCGAAATGGGTTGTCGAAATTGACGATGCTGACCGCATTCCTGAGATAATGTCGCGTGCATGGGCAACCGCGCTTAGCGGCAGGCCGGGGCCAGTTGTCGTGGCCTTGCCCGAGGATATGCTGACAGCGCCGACCAGTGCCAAGGCCTGTGCACCGGTGAACATTCCCGCGCCTGATATATCGCCGGCCCAGCGTGATCAGCTTGCCGGCCTATTAATGGCTGCGAGACGCCCGCTGATCCTTTATGGGGGTGCTGGCTGGACCAGCGATGCTGCGCGTCAGCTTGAGGCCTTTGCCGGGGCTAATCACCTGCCGCTGGTGGCGGCGTTCCGCTTTCATGATATCTGCGATAATTACCATCCAAGCTATGTTGGCGATGCTGGTGTTGGGATGCTTGGCTATATCAAAACGCTCCTTGGTGAGGCTGACCTGATTATCGCAATCAATGTGCGGTTTGGTGAATGCACGACCGACGGCTATAGCCTGTTTGACTGTCCCAACATGAAACCAAAGCTGGTTCATTGCCACCCGTCTGATGATGAAATCGGCAAAATCTACGCCGCTGATTTACCGCTTCAGGCAACGCCGAATGCAATGGCCGCCGCCTTGTCAACGATCAGTCTTGAGGCTGATCCGGTGCGCCAAGGCTGGGTTACTGCCGCCAAGGCCGCCTATGATGCCAGCTATAGCGTGAAATCACAGCCGGGCAGCCTAGATATGGGCGAGGTCATGCAGCATATCCGCGAGGTCATACCGGATGATGCGATTATCACCAATGGCGCTGGAAATTTTGCCATTTGGCCCAATAAATTCCTGAAATTTGGTCTGAAATCACGACTTTTGGCACCGCAAAGCGGGGCAATGGGATATGGCGTTCCAGCGGCAATTGCTGCAAAGGCGTATGATCCTAGCCGGTTTGTTCTCTGCTTTGCTGGTGATGGCGATTTCCAGATGAACGGCAACGAGCTTGGTTCGGCAATGCAGTGCGGTTTGCAGCCGATTATCCTGATTGTGAATAATGGTACCTATGGTACCATTCGGATGCATCAGGAACGTAATTATCCCGAACGCGTGTCAGGCACTGAACTAGTGAATCCGGATTTTGTTACCCTTGCCAAGGCCTATGGTTTTTACGGTGAGCGGGTCGAAAATACTGCAGATTTCGCGGATGCTTTTGCGCGTGCCTGTGCGTCTAAAACTGGTGCTGTTCTTGATCTTATTGTGTCAACCGAAGGGATTACCCCGCACCAGACTATCAATGATCTTCGCCAAGCCAGCCGTTAA
- a CDS encoding MalY/PatB family protein — translation MSFNFDEVIDRVGTHSSKWDTVQAKYGVSPKTGIPMWVADMDFRAPPAVQEALAGALDHGVHGYFGDDSEYRAALIGWMKRRHHWDVEPDWIINAHGLGNAISLCLQAYSTPGDGVIVFSPVYHAFARIIKGIDRRLVESPLVQRNGRYHMDLDALAASLTGDEKIVLFCSPHNPGGRVWSPLELQQLADFCEAHDLTLISDEVHNDLVFKGNQHHVLAAAVPSVRHRLVTLVATTKSFNLAGCMIGSIVVSDDALRAPLAKVAFGAAGMSFNRIGMLMCTAAWQHGDEWLDALLDYLAENKLIFDDGIAAIPGLRSMPIEATYLCWVNFADTGMDRAEFTRRVEQQAEIAVNHGNSFGAGGDSFLRFNIACRRELVIEAVARLQVAFKDLQ, via the coding sequence ATGTCGTTCAATTTTGACGAGGTGATTGACCGCGTTGGTACCCATTCATCGAAATGGGACACGGTGCAAGCCAAATATGGCGTGTCGCCAAAAACCGGCATTCCGATGTGGGTTGCGGACATGGATTTTCGCGCACCGCCAGCCGTTCAAGAGGCCTTGGCTGGTGCGCTAGATCATGGTGTTCACGGCTATTTTGGCGATGATAGTGAGTACCGCGCTGCCCTGATCGGCTGGATGAAGCGCCGGCATCATTGGGATGTAGAGCCTGATTGGATTATCAATGCGCATGGCCTTGGCAATGCCATTAGTCTTTGTCTTCAGGCCTACAGCACGCCCGGTGACGGGGTTATCGTTTTTTCGCCGGTATATCATGCGTTTGCAAGGATTATCAAAGGCATTGACCGGCGCCTTGTCGAGTCGCCGCTGGTACAGCGTAATGGCCGCTATCACATGGATCTGGATGCGCTTGCGGCCAGTCTGACCGGTGATGAAAAGATCGTGCTGTTTTGTTCGCCGCATAATCCGGGTGGGCGGGTCTGGTCGCCCTTGGAATTGCAACAGCTTGCCGATTTTTGTGAGGCGCATGATTTGACATTGATCAGCGATGAAGTGCATAACGACCTTGTTTTTAAGGGTAATCAGCACCATGTCCTCGCCGCGGCGGTACCTTCAGTACGTCACCGGCTGGTCACGCTTGTCGCAACCACCAAAAGTTTTAACCTTGCTGGCTGTATGATCGGCAGCATTGTTGTCAGTGATGATGCGCTGCGTGCGCCGCTGGCAAAGGTGGCGTTCGGCGCGGCGGGGATGTCGTTTAACCGGATTGGGATGTTGATGTGTACCGCTGCATGGCAGCATGGTGATGAATGGCTTGATGCGTTGCTTGACTATCTTGCCGAGAATAAGCTTATTTTTGATGACGGAATTGCGGCCATTCCTGGGTTGCGGTCAATGCCGATTGAGGCAACCTATCTGTGCTGGGTCAATTTTGCTGATACCGGAATGGATCGGGCTGAATTTACCCGACGTGTTGAACAGCAGGCCGAGATCGCGGTCAATCATGGCAATAGTTTTGGGGCAGGTGGGGATAGTTTCCTGCGCTTTAATATCGCCTGTCGGCGAGAATTGGTAATTGAGGCGGTGGCGCGGTTACAGGTGGCGTTTAAGGATTTGCAATAA
- a CDS encoding DMT family transporter: MIWFLSLFTRQYEHRQALLIIFLASSLWGVLWVPMRYIEGMGLSALWVVVLFHFLPALAMLPLILKTAPATRGDWSRAMIAGLLMGAGFTLYALGLVVASVTKTVVLFYMTPIWSTAIAYFVLRERVGWSRWLAIFAALCGCVLVTGISPDQLTFDPADLLGLLSGLFWALGSVMIRRYDGVNFIHVSFLQYLCGAGLALIAAIYLGDPLPQLDIVIQATPPAFIASAVVFLPSALLIFRIMQYVSPGLVGILMLSEALVAAVSAAFWLGETLSVIQWVGVGVILTTGVLIGLFEGKSEPAATA, encoded by the coding sequence ATGATCTGGTTTCTATCGCTTTTTACGCGGCAGTATGAACACCGGCAGGCATTGCTGATTATTTTTCTGGCCTCATCGCTCTGGGGCGTTTTATGGGTTCCGATGCGCTATATCGAGGGGATGGGACTGTCCGCCCTCTGGGTTGTCGTTTTGTTTCATTTCCTGCCAGCATTGGCGATGCTGCCACTGATCTTGAAAACCGCACCAGCAACCCGCGGTGACTGGTCGCGGGCAATGATCGCCGGTTTGCTGATGGGGGCCGGCTTTACGCTTTATGCCCTTGGGCTGGTTGTTGCATCGGTGACAAAAACCGTTGTTCTGTTCTATATGACGCCAATCTGGTCGACGGCCATTGCCTATTTTGTGCTGCGTGAGCGGGTCGGGTGGAGCCGGTGGCTTGCCATTTTTGCGGCGCTTTGCGGCTGTGTTCTGGTAACCGGTATCAGCCCCGATCAGTTAACATTCGATCCGGCTGATTTGTTGGGGCTTTTATCTGGTTTGTTCTGGGCGTTAGGGTCGGTGATGATCCGGCGGTATGACGGGGTAAATTTTATCCATGTCAGTTTTCTACAATATCTATGTGGTGCGGGGCTGGCGTTAATCGCGGCGATTTATCTGGGTGACCCGCTTCCGCAACTGGATATCGTGATCCAAGCCACCCCTCCGGCCTTTATTGCGTCAGCGGTGGTATTTTTACCGTCGGCCTTGCTGATATTCCGCATCATGCAATATGTATCGCCCGGCCTTGTTGGCATCTTGATGCTGTCCGAGGCGTTGGTAGCGGCCGTATCCGCCGCGTTTTGGCTGGGTGAAACGCTAAGCGTGATACAATGGGTGGGGGTTGGCGTCATTCTTACAACCGGTGTTCTGATCGGCCTTTTTGAGGGCAAATCTGAACCGGCAGCCACCGCATAG
- a CDS encoding DUF4212 domain-containing protein encodes MSSQSTGHWDRTKSLLVKTLAIWVFFSFVVHWFGGALNGAAGSFPGGYYMAGQGSQLAFAILIFWFVNKQNKLDEEFGVAED; translated from the coding sequence ATGAGCAGTCAATCAACCGGGCACTGGGATAGGACCAAGAGTTTGTTGGTCAAGACCCTAGCGATCTGGGTATTTTTCTCTTTTGTTGTTCATTGGTTTGGCGGTGCGTTAAACGGCGCAGCTGGGTCATTCCCTGGCGGTTACTACATGGCTGGCCAGGGCTCGCAACTTGCTTTTGCCATTCTCATTTTCTGGTTTGTAAATAAACAAAACAAACTGGACGAAGAGTTTGGTGTCGCTGAAGATTAG
- a CDS encoding DUF1932 domain-containing protein, producing MTQQNTPKIAVIGFGEAGSCLCQGWGRTDVRAYDIKQHGDAALAAEKISQMQAANVIIGDDPASIAGEADMIFSTVTADQAHAAAAAVAAGIRPGAYFFDLNSCAPSTKQKNAALINEAGGRYVDVAVMATITPKYHQTAMLVAGDHAEAAIDLMLALDMKPVHVPGPVGRASTIKMIRSVLVKGIEALTAECFSAASIAGVADEVAASLDASQTRDGWKDQAAYNMERMTTHGIRRAAEMREVAITLADLNIAGRMTAGTIDWQDEFGNLGLSLLDTEGLEPRLSAIRGALDAKKIS from the coding sequence ATGACCCAACAAAACACACCCAAAATTGCAGTCATCGGATTTGGCGAAGCCGGATCATGCCTGTGCCAAGGCTGGGGGCGCACCGATGTGCGCGCCTATGACATCAAACAACATGGCGATGCCGCGCTTGCCGCCGAGAAGATCAGCCAGATGCAGGCGGCCAATGTTATCATTGGTGATGATCCGGCCAGCATCGCCGGCGAGGCTGACATGATTTTCAGCACAGTGACAGCAGATCAGGCTCATGCCGCGGCCGCCGCGGTGGCAGCGGGCATCCGGCCCGGTGCCTATTTCTTTGATCTGAACAGCTGCGCGCCATCAACCAAACAGAAAAATGCTGCGCTGATAAATGAGGCTGGTGGACGCTATGTCGATGTGGCGGTCATGGCAACGATCACGCCCAAATATCACCAAACCGCAATGCTAGTGGCAGGAGACCACGCCGAGGCGGCAATTGACCTGATGCTGGCACTCGACATGAAGCCGGTTCACGTCCCCGGCCCGGTTGGCCGCGCCTCGACGATTAAAATGATCCGGTCGGTTCTGGTCAAAGGCATTGAGGCACTGACCGCCGAATGTTTCAGCGCGGCCTCAATTGCCGGTGTTGCCGATGAGGTGGCGGCCTCGCTTGATGCCTCGCAAACCAGAGATGGCTGGAAAGATCAAGCGGCCTATAATATGGAGCGAATGACCACACATGGCATCAGGCGCGCGGCTGAAATGCGCGAGGTCGCAATCACCCTTGCCGACCTCAATATAGCTGGCCGCATGACCGCAGGCACGATCGATTGGCAGGACGAGTTTGGCAATCTTGGGCTTTCATTGCTGGACACCGAGGGGCTGGAGCCGCGGTTAAGTGCCATCCGCGGCGCATTGGACGCCAAGAAAATTAGCTAA
- a CDS encoding aromatic amino acid transaminase: protein MFEKFQPAKADPILGLSKLFQADPRAEKIDLGVGVYKDDSGITPVMTAVKKAEARLLQEQNSKAYVSLAGAELFRDQMRDLVLGDAVAADRVATLQTPGGTGAIRQVFESMKILNPDCTIWISDPSWPSHMSMATHMGFKARGYPYFDNETRLVDTDAMMASFQELKAGDLLLLHGCCHNPTGANIDMDTWKAITDLVIEKGVMPFIDIAYQGFGDGLDRDAAPLRHMASRVPEMFIAASCSKNFGLYRDRVGIAMMIAKDADTAEVVQGNLAVLNRLNYSFAPDHGAAVVGMILADAELRAEWMAELEDMRMTMLTIRQNLADALRQQCNSDHFDFVAHHRGMFSRLGLNAEQVLSLRDDHGMYVVGDSRINIAGLAGNRHLPFAIAVAKVATVS, encoded by the coding sequence ATGTTTGAAAAATTCCAGCCTGCAAAAGCCGATCCGATTCTGGGTCTTTCCAAGCTATTTCAAGCCGATCCGCGTGCCGAAAAAATTGACCTCGGTGTTGGTGTCTACAAGGATGACAGTGGCATAACACCGGTTATGACTGCAGTGAAAAAGGCCGAGGCGCGGCTCTTGCAGGAACAGAATTCAAAAGCCTATGTTTCGCTTGCTGGTGCCGAATTATTCCGTGATCAGATGCGTGATCTTGTGCTGGGCGATGCGGTGGCGGCTGATCGGGTGGCGACATTGCAGACGCCGGGCGGCACAGGTGCAATCCGGCAGGTTTTCGAGTCAATGAAAATCCTGAATCCTGACTGCACAATCTGGATCAGCGATCCCAGTTGGCCGTCGCATATGAGCATGGCAACGCATATGGGCTTTAAAGCCCGCGGCTATCCATATTTTGACAATGAAACGCGCCTTGTTGATACCGACGCAATGATGGCGTCGTTTCAAGAGCTGAAAGCCGGCGACCTGTTGCTGCTTCATGGGTGCTGTCATAACCCCACTGGGGCAAATATCGACATGGACACATGGAAGGCAATCACCGATTTGGTTATCGAAAAAGGGGTAATGCCGTTCATTGATATCGCCTATCAGGGGTTTGGTGATGGGCTGGATCGGGATGCTGCGCCGCTTCGTCATATGGCGTCGCGTGTGCCGGAAATGTTTATCGCTGCATCATGTTCTAAGAATTTTGGGCTTTACCGTGACCGCGTTGGCATTGCGATGATGATTGCAAAAGACGCTGATACGGCCGAGGTGGTGCAAGGCAATTTGGCGGTTTTAAATCGGCTAAATTACTCATTTGCGCCTGATCATGGCGCTGCTGTGGTAGGAATGATCCTTGCCGATGCCGAATTGCGCGCGGAATGGATGGCTGAGCTTGAAGATATGCGCATGACAATGTTGACGATCCGGCAAAATCTTGCCGATGCACTGCGCCAGCAATGTAATTCTGATCATTTTGATTTTGTCGCCCATCACCGCGGGATGTTTTCGCGCCTTGGATTAAATGCCGAGCAGGTTTTGTCGCTTCGTGATGATCACGGTATGTATGTCGTTGGCGATAGCCGCATCAATATTGCTGGCTTGGCCGGAAATCGTCATCTGCCATTCGCTATTGCGGTTGCGAAGGTTGCGACAGTTTCCTAA
- a CDS encoding YjbE family putative metal transport protein (Members of this highly hydrophobic protein family,regularly are found preceded by the yybP-ykoY manganese riboswitch (see RF00080). A metal cation transport function is proposed.), with protein sequence MDIMMGMSTDAFLIALIQIIAIDIVLGGDNAIIIALACRNLPPKQKRLGILWGTAGAIILRVILVFFASALMTTPGLRLIGGILLLWIGVKLLTDQTEHDLSGKIAEKSSLMGAIQTIIVADFVMSLDNALAIAAASKGSLFLVIFGLVLSVPIIIGGSAIILRFMERYPIIVTIGAGLLGWLGGDLIANDKINANILPEIIVQSPWIAAMIGAVFVAGLGKFLAARKSAPNQS encoded by the coding sequence ATGGATATAATGATGGGAATGAGTACGGATGCGTTCTTGATTGCCCTTATTCAAATTATCGCCATTGATATTGTGCTTGGCGGTGACAACGCCATCATCATTGCCCTAGCCTGTCGAAATTTGCCGCCAAAACAAAAACGCCTCGGCATTCTGTGGGGTACCGCCGGTGCCATCATCCTGCGGGTAATTCTGGTGTTTTTTGCCAGCGCGTTGATGACCACACCGGGCCTGCGTTTGATTGGCGGCATATTGTTGCTGTGGATTGGGGTAAAACTACTGACCGATCAGACCGAGCATGATCTTAGCGGCAAGATAGCCGAAAAAAGCAGCCTGATGGGGGCGATTCAAACCATTATCGTTGCCGATTTTGTAATGAGCCTCGACAATGCGCTTGCCATTGCCGCTGCGTCCAAGGGCAGCCTGTTTCTGGTAATCTTTGGTCTGGTGCTGAGCGTGCCAATCATTATTGGCGGCAGTGCGATCATTTTGCGGTTTATGGAACGCTATCCAATCATCGTCACAATTGGTGCGGGATTGCTTGGCTGGCTTGGTGGCGACCTGATCGCTAACGACAAAATCAATGCAAATATTCTGCCTGAAATCATTGTCCAGTCACCTTGGATTGCCGCGATGATTGGTGCGGTTTTTGTGGCAGGGCTTGGCAAATTTCTCGCGGCACGCAAATCGGCGCCAAACCAGTCATAG
- a CDS encoding propionyl-CoA synthetase: protein MGNYKEIYQQATEDKAAFWLDAAAQIDWIVPPKTGLDTSNPPFYRWFPDGQMNSCFNAVDRHVLAGRGAQNAIIYDSPITGQKSTLTYAELQQQTARFAGMLAGLGVAKGDRVIIYMPMIPQAVVAMLGCARLGAIHSVVFGGFAAAELAKRIDDCTPKVIISASCGHEPGRIVEYKPLLDGAIDAAMHKPDHCVIVQREALRADLVDRRDLEWQAAHDGAPELPPATLKATDPLYILYTSGTTGQPKGVVRDNGGHAVALNWSMRHIYDMQPGDVYWAASDIGWVVGHSYIVYAPLLFGCTSILFEGKPIGTPDAGVFWRVISEHKVKALFTAPTAFRAIKRADPDGAFLKDYDTACLKYLFLAGERADPDTISWAEKQLKVPVIDHWWQTETGWSICANPMGIEHLPVKLGSPSLPMPGYEIDILDADGAILPAGELGAIAVKLPLPPSGLATIWGADDAYVEKYLSRFPGYYETGDAGYCDADGYLYIMARTDDVINVAGHRLSTGQLEEVLADHPDIAECAVIGVADQLKGQLPLGLICLYPNCNRPQNDITTEAIALVKERVGRVSAFNLVVVIDRLPKTRSGKVLRGTMAKIADNESWTMPATIDDPVILDEITIALQSLGYAGGVKK, encoded by the coding sequence ATGGGGAATTATAAAGAAATCTATCAACAGGCAACCGAGGATAAAGCTGCATTCTGGCTTGATGCCGCCGCACAGATTGACTGGATAGTCCCGCCAAAAACCGGCCTTGATACCAGCAATCCACCGTTTTACCGTTGGTTTCCCGATGGTCAGATGAACAGCTGTTTTAACGCCGTGGATCGTCATGTTCTTGCCGGTCGAGGCGCGCAGAATGCGATCATCTACGACTCGCCGATTACCGGACAGAAATCAACCCTGACCTATGCCGAATTGCAACAGCAGACGGCAAGGTTTGCCGGAATGCTTGCCGGCCTTGGTGTGGCAAAAGGTGATCGGGTTATCATCTATATGCCGATGATCCCACAAGCCGTTGTGGCGATGCTTGGCTGCGCGCGGCTTGGTGCGATCCATTCGGTTGTGTTTGGCGGCTTTGCTGCGGCCGAGCTTGCCAAGCGGATTGATGATTGTACCCCAAAGGTGATTATCAGCGCATCCTGCGGCCATGAGCCGGGGCGCATCGTCGAATATAAGCCATTGCTTGACGGGGCTATTGATGCGGCAATGCACAAGCCCGATCATTGCGTTATCGTCCAGCGTGAGGCATTGCGCGCTGATCTCGTCGATAGACGCGATCTGGAATGGCAGGCGGCGCATGATGGTGCGCCCGAATTACCGCCTGCCACCCTAAAGGCAACCGATCCCCTATATATTCTCTACACATCTGGCACGACAGGCCAGCCCAAAGGCGTGGTTCGCGATAATGGCGGCCATGCGGTTGCCCTGAATTGGTCGATGCGGCATATCTATGATATGCAGCCGGGCGATGTCTATTGGGCGGCGTCTGACATTGGCTGGGTGGTCGGACATTCTTACATTGTCTACGCCCCATTGCTGTTTGGATGCACTAGCATCTTGTTTGAGGGAAAGCCGATTGGCACGCCAGATGCGGGCGTGTTCTGGCGGGTTATTTCTGAACATAAGGTCAAGGCTCTATTTACCGCCCCTACGGCGTTTCGCGCCATCAAGCGGGCTGACCCAGACGGTGCCTTTTTAAAGGATTATGATACTGCATGCCTGAAATACCTGTTTCTGGCGGGTGAGCGGGCTGATCCTGATACGATTAGCTGGGCCGAAAAACAGCTAAAAGTTCCGGTTATTGATCATTGGTGGCAAACCGAAACCGGATGGTCAATCTGCGCCAATCCGATGGGGATTGAACATCTGCCGGTAAAGCTTGGCTCGCCATCATTGCCGATGCCCGGTTATGAAATTGATATTTTGGATGCTGATGGCGCGATATTGCCGGCTGGTGAGCTTGGGGCGATTGCGGTCAAACTGCCATTGCCGCCGTCAGGTCTTGCCACAATTTGGGGCGCGGATGATGCCTATGTCGAAAAATATCTAAGCCGGTTTCCCGGCTATTATGAAACCGGTGATGCTGGTTATTGTGATGCCGATGGCTATCTCTACATCATGGCGCGCACGGATGATGTGATTAATGTTGCCGGACACCGGCTGTCTACCGGTCAGTTAGAAGAGGTGCTGGCCGATCACCCTGACATTGCCGAATGCGCGGTTATTGGGGTCGCAGATCAGCTAAAGGGGCAATTGCCGCTTGGCCTGATTTGTCTCTATCCGAATTGTAACCGGCCGCAAAATGACATCACCACCGAGGCGATCGCTCTTGTAAAGGAGCGCGTGGGGCGCGTTTCGGCATTCAATTTGGTTGTGGTTATTGATCGCTTGCCAAAAACCCGGTCGGGTAAGGTGCTTCGCGGCACCATGGCAAAGATTGCTGATAATGAGAGCTGGACCATGCCAGCGACTATTGATGATCCGGTAATTCTTGATGAAATTACAATTGCGCTGCAGTCACTTGGTTATGCTGGTGGCGTAAAAAAATGA
- a CDS encoding sodium:solute symporter family protein, translating to MKLEGGFINNLSKVYGIYTLGFLGFVILMAILEQAGVSADAIGWMFVGFTIFIYALIGVLSRTMESSEYYVAGREVPAVFNGMATAADWMSGASFIAMAGGIYLKGYPYMAFLVGWTGGYVLVASLLAPYLRKFGCYTVPDFIGTRYGGNLARFCAVVILVVASFTYVTAQITGTGIVASRALNIPFTVAVWIGLAGILFCSMLGGMKAVTWTQVAQYIVLIIAYLLPVFWMSNKFDYGLIPHLSQFDAVLRVQELEALHNVGALKPTPEAQAAAGGLAALTVGINDASDTLMAKWKFLTLVICMMAGTASLPHVLMRYFTTSSVRAARQSVGWSLVFICLLYLTAPALATFTKLSLLDPNLATGIIGKSIADVNSLEWVQKWSQVGFLKVFDGNGDGILQINEFFMKGDIVVLATPEIAGLPYVISGLVAAGGLAAAMSTADGLLLAIANALSHDLYYKIIDPKADTKTRLVVARILLLGVGAAGAFVAAQGLTGILGAVAWAFCFANSGLFFPLVLGVWWKRANRQGAVAGMIGGFGAGFWYLYMVQFGGMTPWLGLDGLRFGMIGMPVSLVLMIVVSLATEAPDEETMKMVDEIRIPKGKVVSDG from the coding sequence ATGAAACTTGAAGGAGGGTTCATTAATAATCTCAGCAAAGTTTACGGTATCTATACACTTGGATTCCTTGGCTTTGTAATCCTCATGGCAATCCTTGAACAAGCAGGCGTCAGTGCGGATGCAATTGGCTGGATGTTCGTCGGATTTACCATTTTCATCTACGCCCTGATCGGTGTGTTATCTCGAACCATGGAGTCTAGCGAATATTACGTCGCCGGACGAGAGGTGCCGGCGGTCTTTAACGGTATGGCAACAGCTGCCGACTGGATGTCGGGAGCTTCGTTTATTGCGATGGCTGGCGGTATCTATCTGAAGGGTTACCCTTATATGGCGTTCCTTGTCGGATGGACTGGTGGCTATGTGCTGGTGGCAAGCCTTTTAGCGCCGTATTTGCGCAAATTCGGTTGTTATACAGTGCCTGATTTCATCGGCACTCGTTATGGCGGTAATCTCGCGCGTTTTTGTGCGGTTGTTATTCTTGTGGTCGCGTCTTTCACCTATGTGACAGCGCAAATCACCGGAACTGGCATCGTGGCATCGCGTGCGCTGAATATTCCGTTTACGGTGGCAGTCTGGATCGGTCTTGCCGGTATCCTGTTCTGCTCGATGCTTGGCGGAATGAAGGCGGTTACTTGGACACAGGTTGCACAATATATCGTTTTGATTATTGCCTATTTGTTGCCAGTGTTCTGGATGTCGAACAAATTCGATTATGGTCTGATACCTCATTTGTCACAATTTGATGCGGTTCTTCGGGTTCAAGAACTCGAAGCCTTGCATAATGTTGGTGCCTTGAAACCGACGCCTGAGGCGCAGGCTGCTGCCGGCGGTCTTGCGGCGCTCACAGTCGGTATCAATGATGCCAGCGATACATTGATGGCAAAATGGAAGTTTCTGACCTTGGTCATTTGTATGATGGCAGGTACAGCGTCACTTCCACATGTGTTGATGCGTTATTTCACAACATCATCTGTAAGAGCCGCCAGACAGTCAGTTGGTTGGTCGCTTGTATTCATTTGCTTGTTGTATCTGACGGCACCAGCTCTGGCTACGTTCACCAAGCTTTCACTGCTTGATCCGAACCTTGCAACTGGCATCATTGGCAAATCTATCGCTGATGTGAACTCGCTTGAGTGGGTGCAGAAATGGTCGCAAGTTGGGTTTCTGAAAGTCTTTGACGGTAACGGTGACGGTATCCTGCAGATCAACGAGTTTTTCATGAAGGGTGATATTGTGGTTCTGGCAACGCCAGAGATTGCAGGTCTTCCTTATGTGATCTCAGGATTGGTTGCTGCTGGTGGTCTGGCAGCTGCGATGTCAACGGCTGACGGCTTGCTGCTGGCCATTGCAAACGCTTTGTCACATGATCTGTACTACAAGATTATTGATCCAAAGGCTGACACAAAGACCCGTCTGGTGGTTGCCCGTATCCTGCTCTTGGGTGTTGGTGCTGCTGGCGCGTTTGTGGCGGCTCAGGGATTGACCGGAATCTTGGGTGCGGTTGCGTGGGCGTTCTGCTTTGCCAATTCGGGCCTGTTCTTCCCACTTGTCCTTGGTGTCTGGTGGAAGCGGGCAAACCGTCAGGGTGCTGTTGCCGGCATGATTGGTGGTTTTGGCGCCGGTTTCTGGTACCTCTATATGGTCCAGTTCGGCGGCATGACCCCGTGGTTGGGCCTCGATGGTCTGCGCTTTGGTATGATCGGTATGCCGGTCAGTCTTGTGCTGATGATCGTGGTATCACTTGCCACCGAGGCGCCGGATGAGGAGACCATGAAAATGGTTGATGAAATCCGTATTCCAAAGGGCAAAGTTGTTTCTGACGGCTAA